In one window of Cytophagaceae bacterium ABcell3 DNA:
- a CDS encoding DUF6268 family outer membrane beta-barrel protein — translation MKLNVFLLLSFLTVSFQLQAQDEPWEDDDDEDYSIYEDFGVEEGRETRRFAHPKIFGLAPAKLVSVGYDVMGSNTLNSDSLYPYPGESTRIRAAHGLRLFANIPVISHNRLLVNVGGSYIRTNYVMENDINHPFPNLLQEKGLTSMGLNTTIFKPVSEKNFVMGFVAGDLNGDYTLTNPQHPRHTRLTWVAMYGRRVHDRLQYAFGATQSYRAGEVNYFPVIMYNYTSADRKWGIEALLPARAHFRRTFNTRNILMLGFELEGQSYRLNDRDNLFPRVGETHAAHMAHYDPNNLELRRSEIRVRAIYERGLTDFIWISGQFGYVINYNYNVDSGDFFRGFFGNQPYVMQNRLSNPLYFNISLNLVSP, via the coding sequence ATGAAACTAAACGTATTCTTACTTCTTTCTTTTTTAACTGTCTCTTTTCAGCTACAAGCTCAAGACGAACCTTGGGAGGACGATGATGATGAAGACTACAGCATTTATGAAGATTTTGGAGTAGAAGAAGGGAGGGAAACCAGGCGTTTTGCCCATCCCAAAATTTTTGGTTTAGCACCAGCCAAACTGGTTTCTGTTGGGTATGATGTAATGGGAAGCAATACCCTTAACAGTGACTCTCTATACCCTTACCCAGGAGAGTCAACAAGAATAAGGGCGGCCCACGGTCTTCGGTTGTTTGCCAATATTCCGGTTATTTCACACAACAGGCTCCTTGTAAATGTAGGAGGTAGTTATATCCGAACAAATTATGTTATGGAGAATGACATAAACCATCCATTCCCTAACCTTTTGCAAGAAAAAGGACTTACAAGTATGGGGCTAAACACCACCATATTCAAGCCGGTATCTGAGAAAAACTTTGTAATGGGTTTTGTAGCAGGAGATTTAAACGGAGACTATACCTTAACAAACCCTCAGCACCCTAGACACACAAGGTTAACATGGGTGGCCATGTATGGTAGGAGAGTACACGACCGCCTTCAATATGCTTTTGGTGCTACCCAATCATACCGGGCAGGTGAGGTCAATTATTTCCCTGTCATCATGTATAACTACACAAGTGCTGACAGAAAGTGGGGAATAGAGGCTCTATTGCCGGCAAGGGCACACTTCAGACGCACATTTAACACCAGAAATATCCTTATGCTAGGTTTTGAACTTGAAGGACAAAGTTACAGACTTAACGACAGGGATAACTTATTTCCAAGGGTAGGGGAAACACATGCCGCTCATATGGCGCACTATGATCCAAACAACCTAGAATTAAGAAGATCTGAAATCCGTGTGAGGGCCATCTACGAAAGAGGGTTAACCGATTTCATTTGGATTTCAGGCCAATTTGGATATGTCATTAACTACAACTATAATGTAGATAGTGGTGACTTCTTTAGGGGGTTTTTCGGAAACCAACCATATGTGATGCAGAACCGTTTAAGCAACCCTCTGTACTTTAACATCAGCTTAAACTTGGTAAGCCCATAA
- a CDS encoding HlyD family efflux transporter periplasmic adaptor subunit, whose translation MKIRQISIIAGVAVLVLSYFYMRQLSEKKQGKRFSPAAKVQVVNVLPATISNVSAYIPVTGKLVAQNRMEVFAEVSGIYKTAGRPFKEGVRFSKGETLIKIDSDEAYQDILAKRSELHNLITDMLPDLKLDYPESFEAWDRYLRKLDVKKTLTPLPEPVSEKEKFFVASKNIYNLYYTVKSQEERLAKYNISAPFSGVVAESLIDPGTLVRSGQKLGEYIDPSVFELRTTISLKDLNFIKPGDKVNLQSSDIKGVWTGTVARISDKLDENTQSAKIFVQVSGKGLKEGMFLSGGVSIGNIDSATALPRNILLNDKEVFLIKDSLLTKSPVEVVRFVGDSAIVRGLPAGALLLNESIPGAFEGMKVMAQGGEE comes from the coding sequence ATGAAAATCAGGCAGATTTCTATAATAGCAGGTGTTGCAGTACTTGTCCTTTCATATTTTTATATGCGACAGCTTTCTGAAAAAAAACAAGGGAAAAGGTTTTCTCCTGCGGCCAAAGTACAGGTGGTAAATGTCCTTCCGGCTACAATATCCAATGTAAGTGCTTATATACCCGTTACCGGCAAACTGGTAGCCCAGAACAGAATGGAAGTTTTTGCGGAGGTATCCGGCATATACAAAACGGCAGGCAGGCCTTTTAAGGAAGGCGTCCGTTTCTCTAAGGGGGAAACTTTGATTAAAATTGACAGCGATGAAGCATACCAGGACATCCTCGCCAAGCGAAGTGAACTCCACAACCTCATTACCGATATGCTCCCAGACTTGAAACTAGATTACCCAGAAAGTTTTGAAGCATGGGACCGTTACCTACGAAAGTTGGATGTTAAAAAAACACTTACGCCACTTCCTGAACCTGTTTCTGAAAAAGAAAAATTCTTTGTTGCATCTAAAAACATTTACAACCTTTACTACACCGTAAAAAGCCAAGAAGAAAGGTTGGCAAAGTATAATATTAGTGCTCCTTTCTCAGGTGTAGTAGCAGAATCGCTTATCGATCCAGGAACCTTAGTACGTTCTGGACAAAAGCTAGGGGAATATATCGACCCTTCTGTTTTCGAACTTCGTACTACAATAAGTTTAAAAGACCTGAACTTTATCAAACCTGGAGATAAAGTAAACCTCCAGTCATCTGACATCAAAGGCGTATGGACAGGAACAGTAGCTAGAATCAGCGACAAATTGGATGAGAATACCCAATCTGCAAAAATATTTGTACAGGTAAGCGGCAAAGGGTTAAAGGAAGGTATGTTTTTATCCGGAGGTGTTAGCATAGGAAATATAGATTCTGCCACAGCGCTTCCCCGGAATATTCTCCTAAACGACAAAGAGGTATTTCTAATAAAAGATTCACTTTTAACAAAATCGCCGGTAGAGGTGGTACGCTTCGTAGGAGATTCGGCCATTGTAAGAGGCTTGCCTGCTGGCGCACTGCTTTTGAACGAATCTATTCCCGGTGCATTTGAAGGTATGAAAGTTATGGCACAAGGAGGTGAAGAGTGA
- a CDS encoding phosphoribosyl-AMP cyclohydrolase produces MISKKQVLEAQEKWGSGIVKIGSLKEQRQACEKAASDLLDELYAFDLGEVLFKPTKVEEVQFRPDKESALSYFIGGNKKYSEDKGFAITPFTNVKFENKHFVLEEDRAIAMGNYYFTTTDGSVVKVEYTFGYKLYNGALKIDLHHSSIPYSETYQNLCEAQKQLTLKLIKENS; encoded by the coding sequence ATGATCTCAAAAAAACAAGTATTAGAAGCTCAGGAAAAATGGGGAAGCGGAATTGTCAAAATAGGCTCCTTAAAAGAACAAAGACAAGCTTGTGAAAAAGCAGCAAGCGATCTTTTAGATGAACTATATGCCTTTGACTTAGGGGAAGTGTTGTTCAAGCCTACTAAAGTTGAAGAAGTGCAATTTAGGCCAGATAAGGAAAGTGCACTTTCTTATTTTATCGGTGGTAACAAAAAATATTCTGAGGATAAGGGTTTTGCTATTACGCCTTTTACTAATGTCAAGTTTGAGAACAAGCATTTTGTCTTGGAAGAAGATAGGGCTATCGCTATGGGAAATTATTATTTTACCACTACCGATGGAAGTGTAGTTAAGGTTGAGTATACTTTTGGGTACAAACTATATAATGGTGCTTTAAAAATTGACCTTCACCATTCTTCTATACCTTACAGCGAAACATATCAAAATTTATGTGAGGCACAGAAGCAATTAACCCTAAAATTAATAAAAGAAAATAGTTGA
- a CDS encoding phosphoribosyl-AMP cyclohydrolase: MIKEIDVKNVQEKWGKGIVKIGEAKDNRQECEKAANGLLDELYAFDLGEVLFKPTKVEEVQFRPDKESALSYFIGGNKKYSEDKGFAITPFTNVKFENKHFVLEEDRAIAMGNYYFTTTDGSVVKVEYTFGYKLYNGALKIDLHHSSIPYSETYQNLCEAQKQLTLKLIKENS; the protein is encoded by the coding sequence ATGATTAAAGAAATTGACGTAAAGAATGTGCAGGAAAAGTGGGGCAAAGGTATTGTCAAAATAGGTGAAGCAAAAGACAACAGGCAAGAGTGCGAAAAAGCAGCAAACGGTCTTTTAGATGAACTATATGCCTTTGACTTAGGGGAAGTGTTGTTTAAGCCTACTAAAGTTGAAGAAGTGCAATTTAGGCCAGATAAGGAAAGTGCACTTTCTTATTTTATCGGTGGTAACAAAAAATATTCTGAGGATAAGGGTTTTGCTATTACGCCTTTTACTAATGTCAAGTTTGAGAACAAGCATTTTGTCTTGGAAGAAGATAGGGCTATCGCTATGGGAAATTATTATTTTACCACTACCGATGGAAGTGTAGTTAAGGTTGAGTATACTTTTGGCTACAAACTATATAATGGTGCTTTAAAAATTGACCTCCACCATTCTTCTATACCTTACAGCGAAACATATCAAAATTTATGTGAGGCACAGAAGCAATTAACCCTAAAATTAATAAAAGAAAATAGTTGA
- a CDS encoding MarR family transcriptional regulator yields the protein MSKLELNDSIGFLIGTTFRGLAAELNHRLSKEEAGVSFEHWILLVRLWDKDGQSQQEIAKSLQKDKTSITRLLDHLEKHEYVKRVADTCDRRNKLIFLTSKGKKLEEKLIPVCQDTITQAREGIPENEMETCKKVLRKLRENLGLT from the coding sequence ATGTCCAAACTAGAACTTAATGACTCTATCGGTTTCCTGATCGGGACAACCTTCAGAGGGCTGGCAGCAGAGCTGAACCATAGATTATCTAAAGAAGAGGCGGGGGTTTCTTTTGAACACTGGATATTACTGGTTCGGCTTTGGGACAAAGATGGGCAATCGCAGCAGGAAATCGCTAAAAGTCTACAGAAGGATAAGACTTCCATTACCAGGCTGCTGGACCATCTTGAAAAACATGAGTATGTGAAGCGGGTGGCCGACACCTGCGACAGAAGAAACAAATTGATTTTCCTGACCAGTAAGGGAAAGAAATTAGAAGAAAAATTGATTCCCGTATGTCAGGATACCATAACTCAAGCGCGAGAAGGTATTCCAGAAAACGAAATGGAAACTTGTAAAAAAGTATTGAGAAAGTTAAGGGAGAACCTAGGTTTGACCTAA
- a CDS encoding aconitate hydratase has protein sequence MEKAMNVTQKLISSHLLSGEMKPGSEIGIKIDQTLTQDATGTLVMLELEAMGLDKVKTELSVQYVDHNLLQTDYRNADDHLFLQSAAKKFGLWYSRAGNGVSHPLHTERFGIPGKTLVGSDSHTPASGALGMLALGAGGLDVAFVMMGEPLYIKMPKVMGVKLTGKLPDWVSAKDVILEMLRRYDVKGCRGMILEYYGEGLEHLSTMDRHVIANMGTELGATTSVFPSDGEVQRFLRSQHREKDWTELLPDSAVTYDLHDEINLSDLEPLIALPSSPGNVVPVREVAGRTVHQCVVGSSANPGIRDFWIVGQMLKDKKVSQHVSLDINPTSRQMIENLLANKSLASLFAAGARFHQAGCMGCIGMGQAPASGKISLRTVPRNFRGRSGTLDDQVYLCSPETAAASALTGEITDPRDMEIRYKMKYPAYVRPEKVIINTDMLLAPSSDGQDVELEKGPNIKSLPVFKEPHNRYEVPVALKMEDNISTDEIMKAGVKVLSLRSNIPAISEWAYAIIDDNFSQRALRAKDDYGGHIVVAGENYAQGSSREHAAIAPRYLGQVAVIAKSYARLGWQNLVNFGIIPFEFSNKDDYDDITLGDMILLENIHENFREGKPHVAINRSKNKRYELTHSLSERQVKVLMKGGVINYFRINGSVPELAGTGSLDGG, from the coding sequence ATGGAAAAAGCAATGAATGTGACGCAAAAGCTCATTTCTTCTCACTTGTTATCAGGGGAAATGAAGCCTGGCTCTGAAATTGGTATTAAAATCGACCAGACGCTTACCCAAGATGCTACTGGTACCTTGGTAATGCTAGAGCTTGAAGCTATGGGGCTGGACAAGGTCAAAACGGAGCTTTCTGTTCAGTATGTTGACCATAACCTGTTGCAAACGGATTACCGGAATGCCGATGACCATCTTTTCTTACAGTCGGCTGCTAAAAAATTTGGGTTATGGTATAGTAGGGCTGGCAATGGTGTAAGCCATCCTTTACATACGGAAAGGTTTGGTATTCCAGGAAAAACTTTGGTGGGTTCTGACAGTCATACTCCAGCTTCGGGTGCATTGGGGATGCTTGCTTTGGGAGCTGGGGGGCTGGATGTTGCTTTTGTGATGATGGGAGAACCTTTATACATTAAAATGCCAAAAGTGATGGGCGTTAAGTTGACAGGAAAGCTCCCAGATTGGGTAAGTGCTAAGGACGTGATTCTTGAAATGCTGCGAAGGTACGATGTAAAAGGTTGCAGGGGAATGATTTTAGAGTATTATGGTGAAGGGCTGGAGCACCTGAGTACAATGGACAGGCATGTTATTGCCAATATGGGAACAGAGCTTGGCGCCACTACTTCTGTTTTTCCTTCTGATGGGGAGGTCCAAAGGTTTTTACGCTCACAACATAGGGAAAAGGACTGGACAGAACTATTGCCCGACAGTGCGGTTACCTATGACTTGCATGACGAAATCAATCTGTCTGACCTAGAGCCTTTAATAGCCTTGCCTAGCAGTCCTGGCAATGTAGTACCTGTCCGAGAAGTAGCAGGTCGTACGGTGCATCAGTGTGTAGTGGGGTCATCTGCCAATCCTGGCATTAGGGACTTTTGGATTGTTGGACAAATGCTCAAGGACAAAAAGGTCAGTCAGCATGTGTCATTGGACATTAACCCCACTTCCAGGCAAATGATAGAAAATCTGTTGGCTAATAAATCGCTCGCCTCACTCTTTGCTGCGGGTGCTCGGTTTCACCAAGCAGGCTGTATGGGATGTATAGGCATGGGGCAAGCACCTGCTTCTGGTAAAATAAGCCTTAGGACTGTGCCCAGAAATTTCCGCGGGCGGTCTGGAACCCTAGATGACCAAGTTTACCTTTGCAGCCCCGAAACCGCAGCAGCTTCTGCACTGACCGGTGAAATTACTGATCCACGTGATATGGAGATACGCTACAAGATGAAATACCCAGCATATGTCCGGCCTGAAAAAGTGATTATTAATACAGATATGCTTCTGGCTCCTTCTTCAGATGGGCAGGATGTAGAATTGGAAAAAGGTCCCAATATAAAGTCGTTGCCGGTTTTCAAGGAGCCTCACAATCGCTATGAAGTGCCCGTTGCCTTAAAAATGGAAGATAATATTTCTACAGATGAAATTATGAAAGCAGGTGTTAAAGTACTTTCATTACGTAGCAATATACCGGCCATTAGTGAGTGGGCTTATGCCATAATAGATGACAATTTTTCTCAAAGGGCTTTGCGTGCCAAAGACGATTATGGCGGTCATATAGTAGTGGCAGGCGAAAACTATGCTCAAGGTTCAAGCCGGGAGCATGCGGCCATAGCTCCAAGATATTTGGGGCAAGTAGCGGTCATTGCTAAAAGTTATGCTCGGCTTGGATGGCAAAACTTGGTAAATTTTGGCATAATTCCTTTTGAATTTTCCAATAAGGATGATTATGATGACATTACTTTAGGTGACATGATTCTCCTTGAAAATATTCATGAGAATTTTAGGGAAGGAAAACCTCATGTTGCTATTAATAGATCTAAGAACAAAAGGTACGAGCTGACCCACTCGCTAAGCGAGAGGCAGGTAAAGGTTTTAATGAAGGGTGGTGTCATCAATTACTTTAGGATAAACGGAAGTGTTCCTGAACTGGCTGGAACTGGGTCTTTAGATGGTGGTTAA
- a CDS encoding DUF2147 domain-containing protein: MKNTLRTIPLIVLSLMLSFTLSSFAPSAQSDDEGDALVGVWEPGNGRAKVKVSKIGDKYYGKIVWLLEPKNEKGEAKTDVNNPDESMRSTPLLGYRILKDFEYKGKKTWDNGTIYDPENGSTYSCTIKMKDDNTLEVRGYIGVSAIGRTDTWTRLQKKK; this comes from the coding sequence ATGAAAAATACGTTGAGAACGATACCTCTAATTGTACTAAGCTTAATGCTTAGCTTTACTTTGTCTTCTTTTGCACCGTCTGCGCAGTCAGATGATGAGGGAGATGCTCTTGTAGGCGTATGGGAGCCTGGAAATGGACGTGCCAAAGTGAAGGTTTCCAAAATTGGAGACAAGTATTACGGTAAAATAGTATGGCTACTAGAGCCAAAAAATGAAAAAGGTGAAGCTAAAACAGATGTTAACAATCCCGATGAGTCCATGAGAAGCACTCCATTACTAGGATATAGGATTCTTAAGGATTTTGAGTATAAAGGAAAAAAGACTTGGGATAATGGTACCATCTACGATCCAGAAAACGGCAGTACTTACAGCTGTACCATTAAAATGAAAGACGATAATACCTTAGAAGTTCGTGGGTACATCGGTGTTTCTGCTATTGGCCGTACAGATACATGGACCAGGTTGCAAAAAAAGAAATAG
- a CDS encoding ankyrin repeat domain-containing protein: protein MKCISIILVLASVSVGFCQESFLRAVRNGELAEIKKHIQDNNQLVHIRDYNGYSPLVLAVINGQVEVAKLLLSQDVDLNTQDYYGNTALMEACYRGNAAMTSFLLQNGADINIRNNNGATALIYASTFNHWEVVALLMNHQADTSLVDTRGNTALDHALMQQNQEAVAILTSFSEEYILR from the coding sequence ATGAAATGCATTTCAATTATTTTGGTGTTGGCATCTGTATCTGTAGGTTTCTGCCAAGAAAGCTTTTTACGTGCTGTTCGCAATGGTGAACTGGCAGAAATAAAAAAACATATCCAAGACAACAACCAATTAGTTCATATCAGGGACTATAATGGATATTCCCCCTTAGTACTTGCTGTTATAAACGGCCAGGTTGAAGTGGCAAAACTTTTGTTATCGCAGGATGTAGACTTGAATACCCAAGACTATTATGGCAATACAGCCTTAATGGAAGCATGTTATCGGGGAAATGCTGCAATGACTTCATTTCTGCTTCAAAATGGCGCAGACATCAATATCCGAAACAATAATGGGGCTACGGCTTTAATTTATGCCTCTACCTTCAACCATTGGGAAGTTGTGGCTTTACTAATGAATCATCAAGCAGATACCTCTCTGGTAGACACAAGGGGAAATACCGCCCTAGACCATGCCCTTATGCAGCAAAACCAAGAGGCTGTAGCTATTTTAACAAGCTTTTCCGAGGAATATATTCTCAGATAG
- a CDS encoding DinB family protein → MEEFFKNLLEYNSRCNQALAQKLQKAPPSKKALQLYCHIINSHEIWNCRIRGEQIVTRDWDIRKNENLCLIDSVNLQYSLKVVLEHDLSSTIWYSSIKGEKYARSIKEILFHIINHSTYHRAQIATDFRQNNKEPVMTDFIIH, encoded by the coding sequence ATGGAAGAGTTTTTCAAAAACTTATTGGAGTATAATAGCCGTTGTAACCAAGCCCTAGCGCAAAAGCTACAAAAAGCACCACCTTCTAAAAAGGCACTTCAGCTATATTGTCATATTATAAATTCACATGAGATATGGAATTGCAGAATAAGGGGAGAGCAGATTGTTACCAGAGATTGGGACATACGAAAAAATGAAAACTTGTGTTTGATAGACTCAGTCAATTTGCAATATTCCTTAAAAGTAGTTCTTGAACATGACCTATCATCGACTATCTGGTACTCTTCTATTAAAGGAGAAAAGTATGCAAGGTCTATTAAAGAAATCTTATTCCATATCATAAACCACTCCACATATCATAGGGCGCAAATAGCCACAGACTTCAGACAGAACAATAAAGAGCCGGTAATGACCGACTTTATTATACATTAA
- a CDS encoding efflux RND transporter permease subunit translates to MRSLIAHFIRYPVLGNTLMLLMFVFGYLGFTNLKKSFFPERETRMIEIQTTFPGASPEEVEEGIVQKIEDNLKGLTGVERVSSVSSENSGIVSVEVIKGYDTDKVLQDVKNAVDRISSFPTGMEPPVIFEVENLSFAISFALSGDVDLKTLKTYAERIEDDLMGVEGISKVDIKGYPQEEIEIGFRENDLRKFNLTFQEVSDVISKSNIEVTGGTVKGMREEFLVRARAKGYYAEEFKNIIVKTTQDGSVIRLQDVAEVTGKWEDNPGRNYLNGNPAVVITINNTLNEDVMFITGHVKQFIEDFNTQNTVVQATIIQDQSLYLNQRINLLSENGIVGFLLVLILLSMFLHIRLAFWVAISIPISFAGMFILAAIAGITINVISLFGMILVIGILVDDGIVISENIYQHFEKGKSAVQAAVDGTMDVLPSVFAAILTTVTGFSLFFFMDGRMGEIMTDMAFVVIATLLISLIEAVFILPAHIAHSKALKREGNKPNWLQRQFTNFMNFLKDNLYAPALRFSLNNKFLVFSILTGLLLVTFGAIKGSIIRSTFFPSIERDKITVSLSLPAGTRESVTEHWLTHIEEATWRVNEQLKKEREDNKDVILAIEKVLSTSSHEGSLNIIMLDGETRGTRDYVISNAIREEAGPIPGAEKLSYGTDSPWGKPVSVALLGYDKKQLNSAKEELKAELQSMTSLRDIVDNDQPGLKEISLTLKPKAYLLGLQLQDVIGQVRQGFFGSEVQRLQRGKDEVRIWVRYKEQERKSLDDLAQMRIRLPDGKEYPLEEIAEFSIERGVTAINHLDGFREIKLEADVADPNAAVSDIILEIQNVVVPAILARYPDVKASFEGQSRETAKMSKSIAKAGLPILLIMIALIAVTFRSYLQAAIVVITIPYAIIGVGWGHFIHDAPISSLSAYGIIALIGVLVNDSLVLINTVNNNLKEGMGFRTAVYEGSVSRFRPILLTSITTIAGLGPLIIEKSLQAQFLIPMGISIAYGLVISTVLMLILLPVFLVFFNNLRVYIKWLWEGKKPSSEEVEPAVKELQVLE, encoded by the coding sequence GTGAGGAGTTTAATAGCACACTTTATCCGCTATCCCGTATTGGGAAACACCCTGATGCTTTTGATGTTTGTATTTGGGTATTTAGGTTTCACCAATCTGAAAAAGTCTTTCTTTCCTGAAAGGGAAACAAGAATGATTGAAATACAAACTACCTTTCCAGGAGCTTCTCCAGAAGAAGTAGAAGAAGGTATTGTCCAAAAAATTGAAGACAACCTTAAAGGATTAACAGGGGTAGAAAGAGTATCTTCTGTTTCTTCTGAAAACTCAGGAATCGTATCTGTTGAAGTAATCAAAGGCTATGACACAGACAAGGTTTTACAAGATGTAAAGAACGCCGTAGACCGAATCAGTTCTTTTCCCACCGGCATGGAGCCTCCGGTAATTTTTGAGGTTGAAAACCTAAGCTTTGCCATTAGTTTTGCCCTAAGCGGGGATGTGGACCTGAAAACACTAAAAACCTATGCCGAAAGGATTGAAGATGACCTGATGGGGGTAGAGGGCATTTCAAAAGTGGACATCAAAGGTTACCCTCAAGAGGAAATAGAAATTGGTTTTAGAGAAAACGACCTAAGAAAATTCAACCTAACTTTTCAGGAAGTTTCTGATGTTATCAGCAAATCGAACATTGAAGTAACAGGAGGAACAGTCAAAGGCATGCGCGAAGAGTTTCTCGTTCGTGCCAGGGCTAAAGGTTACTACGCAGAGGAGTTTAAAAACATTATCGTCAAAACTACCCAGGACGGGAGTGTGATCAGGCTGCAAGATGTAGCAGAGGTGACGGGAAAATGGGAAGATAACCCAGGAAGAAATTACCTTAACGGCAATCCTGCGGTAGTCATTACCATCAACAACACCCTGAATGAAGACGTGATGTTTATCACAGGTCATGTTAAACAATTCATTGAAGACTTTAATACTCAAAATACTGTTGTCCAAGCAACTATTATACAAGACCAATCGCTTTACTTAAACCAAAGGATTAACCTTTTATCTGAGAATGGCATTGTTGGTTTCTTATTGGTATTAATTTTACTTTCTATGTTCCTGCATATCCGTTTGGCATTTTGGGTCGCCATCAGCATTCCTATATCCTTTGCAGGAATGTTTATATTGGCAGCCATAGCAGGGATTACGATCAATGTCATTTCTCTTTTCGGAATGATACTGGTCATCGGTATATTGGTAGACGATGGTATTGTAATCAGTGAGAATATTTACCAGCATTTTGAAAAAGGAAAAAGTGCCGTACAAGCCGCTGTTGATGGCACTATGGATGTTTTGCCCTCTGTCTTTGCTGCCATTCTTACCACTGTTACCGGCTTTTCACTGTTCTTCTTTATGGACGGAAGAATGGGGGAGATCATGACAGACATGGCTTTTGTGGTCATTGCGACTTTGTTGATTTCACTCATTGAAGCTGTTTTTATACTCCCAGCGCATATTGCCCATTCCAAAGCATTAAAAAGGGAAGGAAACAAACCTAATTGGCTACAGCGACAGTTCACCAACTTTATGAACTTCCTGAAAGACAATTTATATGCACCAGCGCTTCGCTTTTCCCTAAACAACAAGTTCCTAGTCTTTAGCATACTCACTGGACTGCTGCTTGTCACTTTTGGAGCCATAAAAGGAAGCATTATCAGAAGTACATTTTTCCCTAGTATTGAAAGGGACAAGATTACCGTTTCGCTTTCCCTTCCGGCAGGAACCCGTGAAAGTGTAACGGAACATTGGCTAACCCACATTGAAGAGGCCACATGGCGGGTTAATGAGCAGTTGAAGAAAGAGCGGGAGGACAACAAAGACGTTATTCTTGCCATAGAAAAAGTACTCAGCACCTCCAGCCATGAAGGAAGTCTGAACATAATCATGCTAGACGGTGAAACAAGAGGCACCCGGGACTATGTCATTTCTAATGCCATAAGAGAAGAAGCTGGCCCTATACCAGGAGCCGAAAAGCTTTCCTACGGTACTGACTCCCCATGGGGAAAACCAGTGTCTGTAGCGCTGCTCGGCTATGACAAAAAACAACTCAACAGTGCCAAAGAAGAGCTTAAAGCGGAACTGCAATCTATGACCTCGCTCAGAGATATTGTAGACAATGACCAACCAGGTCTAAAAGAAATATCTTTGACCTTAAAACCTAAAGCGTACCTACTTGGCCTCCAACTGCAAGATGTCATTGGACAGGTGAGACAGGGATTTTTTGGCAGTGAAGTCCAGCGTTTGCAAAGAGGCAAAGATGAAGTAAGGATTTGGGTCAGGTACAAAGAACAAGAGCGGAAATCACTCGACGACCTGGCACAGATGCGTATCAGGTTGCCAGATGGCAAAGAGTACCCGCTAGAAGAAATTGCAGAGTTTTCTATAGAAAGGGGCGTTACAGCCATCAATCACTTGGATGGGTTCAGAGAGATAAAACTAGAAGCAGATGTGGCAGACCCTAATGCGGCAGTATCAGATATTATTTTGGAAATTCAAAATGTTGTGGTACCAGCAATCCTTGCCAGATACCCTGACGTAAAGGCTTCTTTTGAAGGGCAAAGCCGTGAAACAGCCAAAATGAGCAAATCAATTGCCAAGGCAGGCTTACCCATTCTTTTAATTATGATTGCGTTGATAGCTGTTACTTTTAGGTCTTACCTTCAAGCAGCTATTGTGGTCATTACCATACCATATGCGATCATAGGAGTAGGGTGGGGCCATTTTATCCACGACGCACCGATCAGCTCTCTTTCAGCCTATGGTATCATAGCACTAATTGGTGTATTGGTAAATGACTCACTGGTACTGATCAACACGGTCAATAATAACCTTAAAGAAGGAATGGGTTTTCGAACTGCCGTTTATGAAGGAAGCGTATCAAGGTTTAGACCAATACTATTGACCTCCATCACCACTATTGCAGGTCTTGGCCCACTTATTATTGAGAAAAGCTTACAAGCGCAATTCCTAATCCCAATGGGGATTTCTATTGCCTATGGTTTGGTCATTTCTACCGTGTTAATGTTGATTTTGTTACCAGTATTCCTAGTATTCTTCAACAATCTACGGGTGTATATCAAATGGTTGTGGGAAGGCAAAAAGCCTAGTTCAGAGGAAGTAGAACCAGCAGTAAAAGAATTGCAAGTATTAGAATAA